Genomic DNA from Bacteroidales bacterium:
CACCATTCCATAAGCACCGCCACCGTCAACTACTGCAGTACTGGGCGTCTCCCTGATGGTTTGTATTTCCGGCCGCACGTTGATCCTGCCCTTTTCATGCATTAAATAATAATTCTTGATCCGGATCATGCCATGGGAGGATATCCCCCTTCGTTCTGCAGCAACCAATATATCTGCTATTGTTGAAGCATCATCCTCAGGACAACCCAGCTTGCTGAAAAGCCGGAAGATAAAATTCCTTAAATAATCTGCTGAATACATCATGCTTAAATTTGTTAACGAACGTCCTTATAAAATGAGTTGGCCTGATCCGTAGCCGTTATTTCAATATTATTCAGATTCACATGTTTGGGCTGATTGACTGCAAATAGTATCACTTCGGCCACATCATCGCCGGTCAATGGAGTAAAGCCCTTGTAGGCTTTTTTTGCTTTCTCTTCATCTCCTTTAAACCTAACCAGAGAGAACTCGGTTTCTACCATGCCCGGCGAAATATTGGTAACCTTGATCTTATCCTTCAGCATGTCTATCCGCATGGCTTTTGAAAGGGCTTCTACTGCGTGTTTTGAGGCACAATACACATTGCCTTTTTCATAAACTTCATGACCCGCTATGGAAGCAACATTCAGAATGTGCCCGGAACCTTGTTCGATCATCCGCGGAGCAATCTTTCGCGTGATGTAGAGAAGCCCCTTAACATTGGTGTCGATCATCCGTTCCCAGTCATCAATCTCACCCTCCTGTATATGACTCAATCCCGCAGCCAGTCCTGCATTGTTGATCAACACCCGGATGTTTTTCCACTTCTCGGGGAGGCTGTCAATTGAGTTAAACACCTCATGTTTGTCTCTTATGTCAAAGCTCAGAATATACGCCTGGGCGGAGTAGTTTTTTTCTATGGCTTCTTTGAGGCTTTCAAGCCTTTCACTCCTTCTTCCTGTAATGATTACACTCCACCCATTTTCAGCCAGCTTCAGCGCTGTGGCACGGCCTATTCCTGCTGTGGCTCCTGTAATTAGTGCTATCCTGCTCATATCTTCAGTATTTTTTTGGGTTCGGATGCTAAAATAAACAAAATTATAGGAAGAATGATGGATCGAACATTTCTTCGCTACCATTGAATATTTTTCCGGTACAACCGCATTTTTTATCGGTACAAACGGTTTATGCTTCGGTACACTCACATTTTATTCCGGTACAATCGCGTTTTTCTCCGGTACAGTCACATGTTTTATGGGTACAATTACATTATCTTCCGGTACATTTAAATTTTTGAGCGGTACAATGGCATATTCTTTCGGTACAATCGATATATTTCCGGTACAATGGGTTTCTTCGCCGGTACAATAGATCATTTTCCCGGAAAGCAAGGGATTTCTGCTGGTACAGGATAGTTTTTTACCGGTGCAAAGGAAATTATTATTGGTACATAGGGATTCTATCGTGGAACGCACCCGTCCGACCGACATGCATGTATTCGGAATTTTTTGGATAATCTTTATTCATCCTGGGAAACGTTATTCTTTTTTAATATCTGATAATCGGTCAGAGGGAAGCACCCGTCGGACCGACATGCAAGCATCTGGATCTTTTGGAATAATCTTTATTATACCCGTGAAGCCAAATGCTTTGCTAATATCAGACAATCGGTCAGACGGGGAGCATCCGTCGGAGTGGAACATCCTAATGGCCATAAATGACAATTATATTCCACTGCAAACTCCAGGTTTCAGGAACTGCCAACTTATCGATGAATGACCACAGAATGACTGTAAAATATCTCTGCCAACTGTAGCTTTCAGGTTTTGCTCCCGCAGAATGCGGGACCCATTGCCAACTTCTTCCTCAAACCCTTTCTAACAACTCAATGACCCTTGATTCTTCTGTCAACTGAGGCATTTGGTTTGCCAACTGCCCGTTGCCCATTGCCAACTAAACTAATTGAACCAGTACGACAGCTTGGCTACCAGCGCCCGGTTCTTTTCCCTGAAATTTTCCGGGAAATAGTTATCGGTGTAAACGATGTACAGATCGGATACGGGAGCATAACGCCACTGAAAACGGATGTTGGTGTTGATGTTGTCGATTTGCTCGTTATACTGCCAGAAAACCGTCAGGAAAAGGCTTCGCGTAAATGTAAGGTCAAATTTGGGTCCAAGCAGCCAAAACGCTACATCTTTATAGGGTTCCGGGAAATCCAGATCGTTGTACTCCAGGTTGAGGCTTATGCTGCCATAGGGCTGAAGGCGATACTTGAGGTTTCCCTCTACATAACCCCGCTTTCCGTGAAAAAAGCCTCCATAGCCGGCTGTTAGATCATAATTCAGCAGGCTGCGGGGATCCGACTCATATTCGATTTCAGCCTGATCCCAGCTATAATCCGTATTTGCAGCAAGGGTATCCCCTGTAGTATGGGTAGGATCAAAAGGATTCCGGAGTTTAATATATTCCCTTCTATAGTTGAGGGAAAGATTGCTCCGGTCGAGAAATACAAATTCATATTTGAACTGAATGGTTCGGTCGGTCAGGTTCCACTGCGGGTCAAAGATGGATTGGTACAGCACGTCGGGACCGTGGTTGGCGATCTTTTCTGAAGCGGGATAAAACTTATATTCAGCACGCGGAGCAAGCAGGTGGTATCCTGTTCTTCTGATGTATCCTGTTTCAGCACGATAGTCGTCATCTACGTAATCAT
This window encodes:
- a CDS encoding SDR family NAD(P)-dependent oxidoreductase yields the protein MSRIALITGATAGIGRATALKLAENGWSVIITGRRSERLESLKEAIEKNYSAQAYILSFDIRDKHEVFNSIDSLPEKWKNIRVLINNAGLAAGLSHIQEGEIDDWERMIDTNVKGLLYITRKIAPRMIEQGSGHILNVASIAGHEVYEKGNVYCASKHAVEALSKAMRIDMLKDKIKVTNISPGMVETEFSLVRFKGDEEKAKKAYKGFTPLTGDDVAEVILFAVNQPKHVNLNNIEITATDQANSFYKDVR